One genomic segment of Terriglobia bacterium includes these proteins:
- a CDS encoding DHA2 family efflux MFS transporter permease subunit: protein MPQRETAVNPWIIAISVMLGTFMEVLDTTVVNVSLPHIAGNVGATVDEATWVLTSYLVANAIVLPMTGWLSNQFGRKRILMTSIVGFTVSSVLCGLSPSLPFLIVFRIVQGATGGGLQPLSQAIMLEAFPPEDRGKAMAFWGLGIVVAPMLGPVIGGWITDNYSWRWIFYLNLPVGIAAMVMSKLFIFDPHYIGRKTRVDWWGIGYLALGIGALQVLLDKGQEEDWFSSGFIRVLIVMTAVGLVLFVIRELRAGHPIVDLRVFKVRTYATGVFLMTVLGFVLYGSIVLIPIFLQTLLGYPSLQAGWAMLPRGLGAFIAMPFIGVLMSKVEPRKLLFLGFLVAAYSMWDLGNINLSAGYWDVFWPQFIQGVAMGFLFVPLTTITHDPIPKERMGNATSVFNLMRNIGGSVGIAVVTTIVARRTQSNTNILGANVTPFSPAAQQMIAAARAGFMARGMDAYTATRQAYAAIFGMVQQQAAMVSFVGAFRLLGIMFLCVIPLILLMKKPRHVAGGAPMD from the coding sequence ATGCCCCAGCGCGAGACAGCCGTCAATCCGTGGATCATCGCCATCTCGGTGATGCTGGGCACCTTCATGGAGGTGCTGGACACCACGGTGGTGAATGTGTCGCTGCCGCACATAGCGGGCAACGTCGGCGCCACCGTGGACGAGGCCACATGGGTCCTGACCTCCTACCTGGTGGCCAACGCGATCGTGCTGCCGATGACCGGGTGGCTCTCCAACCAGTTCGGGCGCAAGCGCATCCTGATGACCTCGATCGTCGGGTTCACGGTCTCTTCGGTTCTGTGCGGCTTGTCGCCCAGCCTGCCGTTCCTGATCGTCTTCCGCATTGTGCAGGGCGCGACCGGCGGCGGACTGCAACCTCTGTCGCAGGCCATCATGCTGGAAGCGTTTCCGCCGGAAGATCGCGGCAAAGCGATGGCCTTCTGGGGACTTGGCATCGTGGTGGCGCCCATGCTCGGCCCGGTGATTGGCGGCTGGATCACCGACAACTACAGTTGGCGCTGGATTTTTTATCTCAATCTGCCCGTCGGCATCGCGGCCATGGTCATGTCCAAGCTCTTCATCTTCGATCCCCACTACATCGGCCGCAAGACGCGCGTGGACTGGTGGGGCATTGGCTACCTGGCGCTCGGCATCGGCGCCTTGCAGGTCTTGCTCGATAAGGGCCAGGAAGAGGACTGGTTCTCCTCCGGTTTCATCCGCGTGCTGATCGTCATGACCGCCGTCGGCCTGGTGTTGTTCGTCATTCGCGAGCTGCGCGCCGGCCACCCGATTGTGGACCTGCGCGTCTTCAAGGTCCGCACCTACGCCACCGGTGTCTTTCTCATGACCGTGCTCGGGTTCGTGCTCTACGGGAGCATTGTGCTGATCCCGATTTTTCTGCAAACGCTGCTGGGATATCCCTCGCTGCAAGCCGGATGGGCGATGCTGCCGCGCGGCCTGGGCGCGTTCATTGCCATGCCGTTTATCGGCGTGCTGATGTCGAAGGTGGAGCCGCGGAAATTGCTGTTTCTGGGGTTCCTGGTGGCGGCTTACTCGATGTGGGACCTGGGCAACATCAACCTGAGCGCCGGCTACTGGGACGTGTTCTGGCCGCAATTCATCCAGGGCGTCGCCATGGGGTTCCTGTTCGTGCCGCTGACGACGATTACGCACGATCCGATTCCGAAAGAACGCATGGGGAACGCCACCAGCGTGTTCAACCTGATGCGCAACATCGGGGGCAGCGTCGGCATTGCCGTGGTGACCACCATCGTCGCCCGGCGCACGCAGAGCAACACCAATATCCTGGGCGCCAACGTCACCCCGTTTAGCCCCGCGGCGCAGCAGATGATCGCGGCCGCCCGCGCCGGCTTCATGGCCCGCGGCATGGACGCCTACACCGCCACCCGCCAGGCCTACGCTGCCATCTTCGGCATGGTGCAGCAGCAGGCGGCGATGGTGTCGTTTGTCGGCGCTTTTCGATTGTTGGGAATTATGTTCTTGTGCGTGATCCCGCTGATCCTGCTGATGAAGAAACCGCGGCACGTGGCGGGCGGCGCGCCGATGGATTGA
- a CDS encoding HlyD family secretion protein: MADSNEESRRDPAIVEEAREPFPEETEEPAARRRARSYSQQHPGAPLMLLLVLAAIVVGGILIWRYYAAREGTDDAQVDAHIAQISARVGGTVIAVHVDDNQYVKTGQVLVQLDPKDYQVALAKARADLADALAGHRAAQTAVPIVHTSTSSTLDMARADLGAAHKGVIVAEARRREAEANDTKAAQDLERFRQLVAKDEVSRQQYDTAVASEQAARATLDAARAAEASAQNHVAQVEAQVRGAETAPQQVAMTEARAGAAGANAQKYQAAVEQAQLNLDYTTISAPGNGIVSKRNVELGQVVQAGQPLMSIVKLDDIWVTANYKETQLEKMKVGQRATIHVDAYNRDFKGHVDSIGGGTGARFSLLPPENATGNYVKVVQRVPVKIVFEPGQELGGLRPGMSVVTTVMVK, from the coding sequence GTGGCGGACTCGAACGAGGAGTCGAGAAGGGATCCGGCGATCGTGGAAGAAGCCCGCGAGCCGTTTCCGGAGGAGACCGAAGAGCCGGCGGCGCGGCGGCGAGCGCGATCGTATTCCCAGCAGCATCCCGGGGCCCCGCTGATGCTGTTGCTGGTCCTGGCAGCCATCGTGGTTGGCGGAATCCTGATCTGGCGATATTACGCGGCGCGCGAAGGCACCGACGACGCCCAGGTGGACGCGCACATTGCGCAAATCAGCGCGCGCGTGGGCGGCACGGTGATCGCGGTCCACGTGGATGACAACCAGTATGTGAAAACCGGGCAGGTGCTGGTGCAACTCGATCCCAAGGACTACCAGGTGGCACTGGCGAAGGCGCGGGCCGATCTTGCGGACGCACTTGCCGGACATCGCGCCGCGCAAACTGCGGTGCCGATCGTGCATACCAGCACCAGCAGCACTCTCGACATGGCACGCGCCGACCTGGGGGCGGCGCACAAGGGAGTGATTGTGGCGGAGGCGCGCCGGCGCGAGGCGGAAGCCAATGACACCAAGGCGGCACAGGACCTGGAGCGATTCCGTCAACTGGTGGCGAAGGATGAGGTGTCACGCCAGCAGTACGACACCGCGGTTGCGAGCGAGCAGGCCGCGCGCGCTACGCTGGACGCGGCGCGCGCCGCCGAGGCCAGCGCCCAGAACCACGTTGCGCAAGTCGAGGCGCAGGTCCGCGGGGCAGAAACGGCGCCGCAGCAGGTGGCGATGACGGAGGCCCGGGCGGGCGCTGCCGGGGCCAACGCCCAGAAGTACCAAGCCGCCGTCGAGCAGGCGCAGCTCAATCTGGACTACACCACGATTTCCGCGCCGGGGAACGGCATCGTCAGCAAGCGCAACGTGGAGTTGGGCCAGGTGGTGCAGGCCGGGCAGCCGCTCATGTCCATCGTCAAGCTGGACGACATCTGGGTCACCGCCAATTACAAGGAGACGCAACTGGAGAAGATGAAAGTCGGCCAGCGCGCCACCATTCATGTGGACGCTTACAACCGCGACTTCAAGGGCCACGTGGATTCGATCGGCGGCGGCACCGGCGCGCGCTTCAGCCTGTTGCCGCCGGAAAACGCCACCGGCAACTACGTCAAAGTGGTGCAGCGCGTGCCGGTGAAAATTGTTTTCGAGCCCGGCCAGGAGTTGGGCGGGCTGCGCCCCGGCATGTCGGTGGTGACCACGGTGATGGTGAAATGA
- a CDS encoding TolC family protein, with the protein MSGDLCGSIHKFAVVAGLVAGSLSALAQGLPASIPMNASAPGPAASMPAALTQSQNPLFGSVASGKATPEVLPLSALDAIDRGLKYNLSLLLAEQATTGARGARYRALADVLPTVTGRVAESVQEINLAAYGIPPPAGTGPIIGPFAVFDARVLASGSFFDLHALNLLRARTEDVSAAQLDLQNARDLIVLVVGGTYMQALAGEARIASVEAQLTTAQALYRQALDMKNAGMVPGIDVLRSQVEMQVQQQRLVAARNDFAKQKLTLGRIIGLPAGQEFSLTEKIPVTPAAPLTLEQALERAYRNRPDYHRAQAQVRAAELTRKAAIGEALPTIKFNADYGIMGQRPSENHPTYTTAAALNIPIFQGGKVKGEVMQADALIRQREATLGDLRGQIEFEVRTSFLDLQSAAEQVQVAQSSSKLAEEALEQSRDRFRAGVTNTVEVVQAQEALAATNENYINSTFAYNVAKLTLARSLGVAERAVKDFLGGKH; encoded by the coding sequence TTGAGCGGCGATCTTTGTGGTTCTATTCATAAGTTCGCGGTGGTTGCCGGTCTGGTGGCGGGCAGCCTGAGTGCGCTGGCGCAAGGATTGCCGGCGTCCATCCCGATGAATGCGAGCGCGCCGGGCCCGGCGGCAAGCATGCCGGCAGCGCTCACGCAGTCGCAGAATCCGCTGTTCGGCAGCGTGGCGTCGGGCAAAGCCACGCCGGAAGTGCTGCCGCTGAGCGCGCTCGACGCCATCGATCGCGGGCTGAAGTACAACCTGTCGCTGCTGCTCGCGGAGCAGGCGACCACGGGCGCGCGCGGCGCACGGTATCGCGCCCTGGCCGACGTATTGCCGACCGTGACCGGGCGGGTCGCCGAATCGGTGCAGGAGATCAACCTTGCCGCGTACGGCATTCCCCCTCCGGCCGGGACCGGGCCGATCATCGGGCCGTTCGCGGTGTTCGACGCCCGCGTTCTGGCCAGCGGCAGCTTCTTCGACCTGCACGCACTCAACCTGCTGCGGGCGCGCACCGAGGACGTGAGCGCCGCACAACTCGATCTGCAGAACGCGCGCGACCTCATCGTGCTGGTGGTTGGCGGCACCTACATGCAGGCGCTGGCCGGAGAGGCGCGCATCGCTTCCGTCGAAGCCCAGCTCACAACCGCGCAGGCGCTCTACCGGCAGGCGCTCGACATGAAGAACGCCGGCATGGTTCCGGGCATTGACGTGCTGCGCTCGCAGGTGGAAATGCAGGTGCAGCAGCAGCGGCTCGTGGCGGCGCGCAACGACTTTGCCAAGCAGAAGCTGACGCTGGGGCGGATCATCGGCCTTCCCGCAGGCCAGGAATTTAGCTTGACGGAAAAAATTCCGGTCACGCCCGCGGCGCCGCTCACCCTGGAGCAGGCGCTGGAACGGGCGTATCGCAACCGTCCGGATTATCATCGCGCGCAGGCGCAGGTGCGAGCCGCCGAACTTACCCGCAAAGCGGCCATCGGCGAGGCGCTGCCGACCATCAAGTTCAACGCCGATTACGGCATCATGGGGCAGCGTCCGTCGGAGAACCACCCAACCTACACCACGGCGGCGGCGCTGAACATCCCCATCTTCCAGGGCGGCAAGGTGAAAGGCGAGGTGATGCAGGCCGACGCGCTGATCCGCCAGCGGGAGGCGACGCTCGGCGATCTCCGCGGCCAGATCGAATTTGAAGTGCGCACCTCGTTTCTCGATCTGCAATCCGCCGCCGAGCAGGTGCAGGTGGCGCAAAGCTCCAGCAAGCTGGCCGAAGAGGCACTGGAGCAGTCACGCGACCGCTTCCGCGCCGGCGTCACCAACACCGTCGAAGTGGTGCAGGCGCAGGAAGCGCTCGCCGCCACCAACGAGAATTACATCAACAGCACTTTCGCCTACAACGTGGCCAAGCTGACCCTGGCCCGGTCGCTCGGAGTCGCCGAGCGCGCGGTGAAAGATTTTCTTGGAGGGAAGCACTAG
- the lpxI gene encoding UDP-2,3-diacylglucosamine diphosphatase LpxI (LpxI, functionally equivalent to LpxH, replaces it in LPS biosynthesis in a minority of bacteria.), with the protein MAAEKIGLIAGNGSFPLLVLDAARARGLDVVVAAIREEAFPDIEQHGALSVHWLSLGELSKLIEILKREGVRRAVMAGQVKHKQIFSSIRPDWRLAKVLLSLTTRNTDSLIGAVAKVLSDEGITLMNSTELLEPLLARAGVLTRRGPGEQEQQDIEYGRRVGRHLAQYDIGQTVVIAGAACVAVEAMEGTDAAIERAAQIMATLQLCHPERSEGPAFENSPTLSRNLTVVKVAKPGQDMRFDVPVVGVKTIETMRSAGATCLAVDAGKCLLIDGERVIEAANAAGICVVAA; encoded by the coding sequence ATGGCTGCGGAAAAAATTGGGCTCATCGCCGGCAACGGCAGCTTTCCCCTGCTGGTGCTGGACGCCGCGCGCGCCCGCGGACTCGACGTGGTGGTCGCCGCCATCCGCGAAGAAGCGTTTCCCGACATCGAGCAACACGGCGCGCTCTCGGTCCACTGGCTGTCGCTGGGGGAACTGTCGAAGCTCATTGAAATCCTGAAGCGCGAGGGCGTGCGCCGCGCGGTGATGGCCGGACAGGTAAAGCACAAGCAGATTTTTTCCAGCATTCGGCCCGACTGGCGGCTGGCCAAGGTGCTGCTTTCACTCACCACGCGCAATACCGATTCGCTGATCGGCGCCGTGGCCAAGGTCCTGAGCGACGAGGGCATCACGCTGATGAATTCCACCGAACTCCTGGAGCCGCTGCTGGCGCGCGCCGGCGTGCTGACGCGCCGTGGCCCCGGCGAACAGGAGCAACAAGACATCGAGTACGGCCGGCGCGTCGGCCGCCACCTGGCGCAGTACGACATCGGACAGACGGTGGTCATCGCCGGCGCCGCCTGCGTTGCCGTGGAAGCCATGGAGGGCACCGATGCGGCCATCGAGCGCGCCGCGCAGATTATGGCTACTCTCCAGTTGTGTCATCCCGAGCGGAGCGAGGGACCTGCTTTTGAAAATTCGCCCACCCTCAGCCGCAACCTGACGGTGGTGAAGGTGGCGAAACCGGGCCAGGACATGCGCTTCGACGTGCCCGTGGTCGGAGTGAAGACCATCGAGACCATGCGCTCGGCGGGTGCGACCTGCCTTGCCGTGGATGCCGGCAAATGCCTGTTGATTGACGGCGAGCGGGTGATCGAAGCGGCAAATGCAGCCGGCATTTGCGTCGTGGCGGCTTAG
- a CDS encoding HigA family addiction module antidote protein, producing MLPSHRISAHPGRILLREFLEPGRITQAQLARDLGISLNRINELIRGKRGITAETALLLSAYFRNSAEFWMQLQAAHDLTKARQELHPKQPVHNGRARGKASKTA from the coding sequence ATGTTGCCATCACACCGCATTTCCGCTCACCCCGGCCGGATTCTCCTGCGCGAGTTTCTCGAGCCAGGCAGGATCACGCAGGCGCAACTCGCTCGCGACCTCGGCATTTCGCTCAACCGCATCAATGAACTGATCCGCGGCAAGCGCGGCATCACGGCCGAGACCGCGCTGCTGTTGTCCGCCTATTTTCGCAATTCCGCCGAATTCTGGATGCAACTCCAGGCGGCGCACGATCTGACCAAAGCCCGCCAGGAATTGCACCCGAAGCAGCCAGTCCACAACGGCAGGGCCCGCGGCAAAGCATCGAAAACAGCCTAA
- a CDS encoding type II toxin-antitoxin system RelE/ParE family toxin: protein MIISFADQATHDVYHGVNSKAARKIASQLWDRIRDKLDMLNASHTLDDLRVPPANRLEKLRGKWDGFYSIRINDQYRIVFRFHAGHCSDVQCTDYH, encoded by the coding sequence GTGATCATCTCGTTCGCAGATCAAGCTACCCATGATGTTTATCACGGCGTGAACTCGAAAGCCGCGAGGAAGATTGCGAGCCAGCTTTGGGACCGAATTCGGGACAAACTCGACATGCTGAACGCCAGTCACACGCTGGATGACCTGCGAGTTCCGCCCGCCAATCGCCTGGAGAAGTTGCGCGGCAAATGGGATGGGTTCTACAGCATTCGCATCAACGATCAGTACCGAATTGTGTTTCGTTTCCATGCGGGCCATTGCAGCGATGTCCAGTGCACCGATTACCATTGA
- a CDS encoding DinB family protein: MAAEIQRIAEQLRRAVDGEAWHGPAVMQILAGVDARTAAAHPLAEGHSLWEILNHVTAWTRAVQRRLNGEAVELTGADDWPPVSDTSDASWQAAVASFRAAQQDLLAKLKSMSNDELGMFAPGQKYSYSFMLHGLVQHHLYHAGQMALLKKSSVVGR, from the coding sequence ATGGCAGCCGAAATTCAACGTATCGCCGAACAACTGCGCCGCGCTGTAGACGGCGAAGCCTGGCACGGGCCCGCCGTGATGCAGATCCTGGCCGGCGTGGACGCGCGCACCGCCGCTGCCCATCCCCTCGCGGAAGGGCACAGCCTCTGGGAAATTCTCAACCACGTCACTGCCTGGACGCGCGCGGTCCAGCGCCGTCTCAACGGGGAAGCGGTGGAGCTCACCGGCGCCGACGACTGGCCGCCGGTCAGCGACACCAGCGATGCCTCATGGCAGGCGGCGGTGGCCTCGTTCCGCGCCGCCCAGCAGGATTTGCTCGCCAAGCTGAAGTCCATGAGCAACGACGAGCTGGGCATGTTCGCGCCGGGTCAAAAGTACAGCTACTCATTCATGTTGCACGGCCTGGTGCAGCACCATCTCTACCACGCGGGGCAAATGGCGTTGCTCAAGAAGTCTTCAGTCGTCGGTCGTTAG
- a CDS encoding Gfo/Idh/MocA family oxidoreductase: MSVALQNTKVAVIGAGAFGRNHARVYHELQKRGDAVELAAVVDTDLTRAQALAAQFGARACRSVAELLDSAHVDAASVAVPTLHHAEVAQALLRGGVDVLIEKPLASTLEEADALIHAARQANRIAQVGHLERFNPAVAATVPIVTQPMFFEVHRLSPFGPRALDVDVVLDLMIHDLDIVLSFVHSPVKEVRAVGLPILSDKVDIANVRIEFESGCVANFTASRVSTERVRKLRFFQPRQYVSVDYSRQDVLVISVDPQSPEATAARAEGKEISTGIFNMEAIQRAIAARAKKAVGIPPQFKIDKPKVVQQEPLKAELYSFLDAVRRRTPPVVSLEDGRRALAAALQILEAIRSHSERAKLSHL; this comes from the coding sequence GTGAGCGTTGCATTACAAAACACGAAAGTTGCCGTCATCGGCGCCGGGGCATTCGGGCGCAACCATGCGCGCGTCTACCACGAGCTGCAAAAACGCGGCGACGCGGTCGAACTGGCGGCGGTCGTGGACACCGACCTTACCCGCGCCCAGGCCCTCGCCGCACAATTCGGCGCGCGCGCCTGCCGCTCCGTCGCCGAGTTGCTGGATAGCGCGCACGTGGACGCCGCGTCGGTGGCGGTGCCCACCCTGCACCATGCCGAGGTTGCGCAGGCGCTGCTGCGGGGCGGCGTTGACGTGCTCATCGAGAAACCGCTTGCTTCAACCCTGGAAGAGGCGGATGCACTGATCCACGCCGCGCGCCAGGCCAATCGCATCGCCCAGGTCGGCCATTTGGAGCGCTTCAATCCCGCGGTCGCCGCCACCGTGCCCATCGTCACCCAGCCCATGTTTTTCGAGGTCCATCGCCTGAGCCCGTTCGGGCCGCGCGCCCTCGACGTGGACGTGGTGCTCGATCTGATGATCCACGATCTCGACATCGTGCTTTCGTTCGTCCATTCGCCGGTCAAGGAAGTGCGCGCGGTCGGGCTGCCCATCCTCTCCGACAAGGTGGACATCGCCAACGTGCGCATCGAGTTCGAGAGCGGCTGCGTCGCCAACTTCACCGCCAGCCGCGTCTCCACCGAGCGCGTGCGCAAGCTGCGCTTCTTCCAGCCGCGGCAATACGTGTCGGTGGATTATTCGCGCCAGGATGTGCTGGTGATCAGCGTGGACCCGCAGTCGCCTGAAGCCACGGCGGCGCGCGCCGAAGGCAAGGAAATCAGCACCGGCATCTTCAATATGGAAGCGATCCAGCGAGCCATCGCCGCGCGGGCGAAAAAGGCGGTGGGGATTCCGCCGCAGTTCAAAATTGACAAACCCAAGGTCGTGCAGCAGGAGCCGCTCAAGGCGGAGCTGTATTCCTTCCTCGACGCGGTCCGGCGGCGCACCCCTCCCGTGGTCTCGCTGGAGGACGGACGCCGGGCGCTGGCCGCCGCGCTGCAAATTCTGGAAGCCATCCGCTCGCACTCCGAGCGCGCCAAGCTGAGCCATTTGTGA
- the miaA gene encoding tRNA (adenosine(37)-N6)-dimethylallyltransferase MiaA has translation MAPLLVAVVGPTGSGKTALSLALAERFSGEIVNCDSVAIYREFNIGTAKPPAEERARAPHHLFDAIDPKHYMTAGEYARRARQVLDDIKRRGRTPIVVGGTGLYLRALLEGLFPGPERSEELRERLRARQQQRGAEWLHRILQRLDPQAAANIHPNDTPKVVRAIEVCLASREPMSELWKKGRDPLTGFRILRLGLNPERNALYSRINERARRMFDNGLVEETRRLLEKYPGAWALSSLGYKQAAQHLRGEIDLKLAIWAAQQAHRNYAKRQMTWFRREPEVEWLAGFGDEARVQQEAASHLVI, from the coding sequence ATGGCGCCGCTGCTGGTCGCCGTCGTCGGCCCGACGGGCAGCGGCAAAACCGCGCTGTCGCTGGCGCTGGCCGAGCGCTTCAGCGGCGAGATCGTCAACTGCGATTCGGTCGCCATCTATCGCGAGTTCAACATCGGAACCGCCAAACCGCCGGCGGAAGAACGCGCCCGCGCGCCGCATCACCTGTTCGACGCCATTGATCCGAAGCACTACATGACCGCCGGCGAGTACGCCCGCCGCGCGCGCCAGGTGCTGGACGACATCAAGCGGCGCGGGCGCACCCCGATCGTGGTGGGCGGAACCGGTCTGTACCTGCGCGCGCTGTTGGAAGGCCTGTTCCCCGGTCCGGAGCGTTCGGAGGAATTGCGTGAGCGCCTGCGGGCGCGGCAACAACAGCGCGGCGCGGAGTGGCTGCACCGCATTCTCCAGCGCCTCGATCCCCAAGCCGCCGCCAACATTCACCCCAACGACACGCCCAAGGTGGTGCGGGCCATCGAAGTCTGCCTGGCGTCGCGCGAGCCGATGAGCGAGCTATGGAAGAAGGGCCGCGACCCGCTTACGGGATTTCGTATTCTCCGCCTCGGATTGAACCCGGAGCGTAACGCGCTCTATAGCCGCATCAACGAGCGCGCGCGCCGCATGTTCGACAACGGCCTAGTGGAGGAAACCAGGCGCCTGCTGGAAAAATATCCCGGCGCGTGGGCGCTATCATCCCTCGGCTACAAGCAGGCGGCGCAGCATCTGCGCGGAGAAATTGACCTGAAGCTGGCGATCTGGGCGGCGCAGCAGGCGCACCGCAACTACGCCAAGCGGCAGATGACATGGTTCCGGCGGGAGCCGGAGGTGGAGTGGCTCGCCGGATTCGGAGATGAAGCGCGAGTTCAGCAAGAAGCGGCCAGCCATTTAGTGATTTAG
- a CDS encoding YbjQ family protein produces the protein MATTARSTGRVLHNMVTTAFELDGYRIVRNLGVVRGIIVRSRSLFGTIGAGLQTLVGGNITLLTNLCEKTRGESFGVMLQHAADLGANAIIGARYDATEIMQGVTEVLAYGTAVVVEKQQP, from the coding sequence ATGGCAACTACCGCTCGTTCCACCGGCCGCGTCTTACACAACATGGTGACCACGGCATTCGAACTGGACGGCTACCGCATCGTGCGCAACCTGGGCGTGGTGCGCGGCATCATCGTGCGCTCGCGTTCGCTTTTCGGCACCATCGGCGCCGGCCTGCAGACGCTGGTCGGGGGCAACATCACCCTGCTGACCAATCTCTGCGAAAAGACGCGCGGCGAATCCTTCGGGGTCATGTTGCAGCACGCCGCCGACCTGGGGGCCAACGCCATCATCGGCGCGCGCTACGACGCCACCGAGATCATGCAGGGCGTCACCGAAGTCCTGGCCTACGGCACCGCCGTCGTGGTGGAGAAGCAGCAGCCGTAA
- a CDS encoding TonB C-terminal domain-containing protein, translating to MALTLIPFNTPPVNTPPVNTAPVNTPPAPPRNGHPETVQARLPFDFEDLPTDHPVAVPVLLIQLQDDLSRSRLREAFWISVVAHLLVLIVIVAGPKYFPMHRLIAVRSAEDLLRERQATFLEMPPDEQKVTTRPKSNIISDKDRIATSRAPQIDRKTLDELRDARRPGPPQPPGNPEQPAVPAMAQAAPQQAPNAGRGAQPPPSQNETAQLRAPALTAKQAFGGAMSAGSAIEQAARAAAGSRGYGGAGGDYGTAFPTGGGIKSNMDILSDTMGVDFGPYLARVLHDVRQNWYQLIPEVARAPLMKKGRVAIEFAIMKDGSVAGMRLTGPSGDVSLDRAAWGGITGSNPFPPLPNEYRGPYLALRFRFFYNPDKHDLE from the coding sequence ATGGCGCTGACCTTAATTCCGTTCAATACGCCTCCGGTGAATACGCCTCCGGTGAATACGGCTCCGGTGAATACACCTCCGGCGCCGCCGCGCAATGGGCATCCGGAGACGGTCCAGGCCAGGCTTCCTTTCGATTTCGAAGACCTGCCGACGGACCATCCGGTAGCAGTGCCGGTTCTCCTGATCCAGCTCCAGGATGACCTGTCGCGTTCGCGGCTGCGGGAAGCCTTCTGGATTTCGGTGGTGGCTCACCTGCTGGTGCTGATCGTCATCGTCGCCGGACCCAAGTATTTTCCGATGCACCGCCTGATCGCGGTGCGGTCCGCGGAAGATCTATTGCGCGAGCGCCAGGCCACCTTCCTCGAGATGCCTCCGGACGAGCAGAAGGTCACCACGCGGCCGAAGTCCAACATCATTTCCGATAAGGACCGCATCGCCACTTCGCGCGCGCCGCAGATTGACCGCAAGACGCTGGACGAACTGCGCGACGCGCGCCGTCCCGGACCGCCGCAGCCTCCCGGAAATCCGGAGCAGCCGGCGGTGCCCGCGATGGCGCAAGCCGCGCCGCAGCAGGCGCCCAATGCGGGGCGCGGCGCGCAACCTCCGCCCAGCCAGAATGAAACGGCGCAACTACGCGCGCCGGCGTTGACGGCGAAGCAGGCGTTTGGCGGCGCCATGTCGGCGGGATCGGCGATTGAGCAGGCAGCACGCGCGGCGGCTGGTTCGCGCGGGTACGGCGGCGCCGGCGGCGACTACGGCACCGCCTTTCCCACCGGCGGCGGCATCAAGAGCAACATGGACATCCTCAGCGACACCATGGGCGTGGATTTCGGTCCCTACCTGGCGCGCGTGCTGCACGACGTCCGCCAGAACTGGTACCAACTGATTCCGGAAGTCGCCCGCGCCCCGCTGATGAAAAAAGGAAGAGTGGCGATCGAGTTCGCCATCATGAAGGACGGCTCGGTGGCGGGCATGCGGCTGACAGGTCCCTCGGGCGATGTTTCGCTGGACCGCGCCGCCTGGGGCGGCATCACCGGCTCGAATCCGTTTCCGCCGCTGCCCAACGAATACCGCGGCCCGTACCTGGCGCTGCGCTTCCGCTTTTTCTACAACCCGGACAAGCACGACCTGGAATAA